One region of Microbacterium sufflavum genomic DNA includes:
- a CDS encoding ABC transporter ATP-binding protein, giving the protein MGGMGGGPRAGFRGVDEEAQRRQNAEAPRIEGLGSRVVALFSACRWRILVTGVLVVVGAGIAVIPPLLVQRIFDDALFPVDGGGPHLQLLAWLVGAMVALFLLSAGLGVVQTWLTATVGNSVTGDLRVRLFEHLQAMELGFFTRTKTGVIQSRLQNDVGGVSGVLTNTVTSILGNAVTVIASLVAMILIDWRLTLIAVVLMPFLVLVQRRVGQVRARIAGETQESLSELTSITQETLSVSGMLLSKAFNRQRTESERYQAENRNQVVLQVRRAMSGQGFFAVVQVIMASVPAVIYLVSGFFIAGGTGAITAGTIVAFTTVQARLLMPLMGLMRVSLDLQTSSALFARIFEYLDLVPEITDAPDAITVDRAPGPRGRVEFADVVFRYPDAAPDARPTLHGVSFVAEPGQHVAFVGPSGAGKTTIIYLAPRLYEATEGTVLFAGADVRTLRQESIIDDVGIVSQETYLFHATIRENLLYAKPDATEQELIAACTAANIHHIISGFEKGYDTVVGERGYRLSGGEKQRIAIARVLLKDPPVLLLDEATSALDTVSERVVQEALDEAAKGRTTLSIAHRLSTVMGADVIHVIDAGRIVESGTHAELLAQGGLYAELAAQQVAASRVLTVEAEIEEDDAGEPATGGVRAALDARRADRAPDDAAAADAVTALATAAPLITPSAPAAATGVTTPDPDESALPEA; this is encoded by the coding sequence ATGGGCGGTATGGGCGGCGGGCCACGGGCCGGGTTCCGTGGGGTCGACGAGGAGGCCCAGCGCCGCCAGAACGCCGAGGCTCCGCGCATCGAGGGCCTGGGCAGCCGCGTGGTCGCGCTGTTCAGCGCCTGCCGGTGGCGCATCCTCGTGACGGGCGTGCTGGTGGTCGTGGGAGCGGGCATCGCGGTCATCCCGCCGTTGCTGGTGCAGCGCATCTTCGACGACGCACTCTTCCCGGTCGACGGCGGCGGCCCTCACCTGCAGCTGCTGGCCTGGCTCGTGGGCGCGATGGTCGCCCTGTTCCTGCTCTCGGCCGGACTCGGCGTCGTGCAGACGTGGCTCACCGCGACCGTCGGCAACAGCGTCACGGGCGACCTGCGGGTGCGCCTTTTCGAGCACCTGCAGGCGATGGAGCTCGGGTTCTTCACCCGTACCAAGACCGGGGTCATCCAGTCGCGCCTGCAGAACGACGTCGGCGGGGTGTCCGGCGTGCTCACCAACACCGTCACGAGCATCCTCGGCAATGCCGTCACCGTGATCGCCTCGCTCGTCGCGATGATCCTGATCGACTGGCGTCTCACCCTGATCGCGGTCGTGCTGATGCCGTTCCTCGTGCTCGTCCAGCGCCGCGTCGGCCAGGTGCGGGCGCGCATCGCGGGGGAGACGCAGGAGTCGCTGTCGGAGCTCACGTCGATCACGCAGGAGACGCTGAGCGTGTCGGGCATGCTGCTCTCCAAGGCGTTCAACCGGCAGCGCACCGAGTCGGAGCGCTACCAGGCGGAGAACCGCAACCAGGTGGTCCTCCAGGTGCGCCGCGCGATGAGCGGTCAGGGCTTCTTCGCGGTCGTGCAGGTGATCATGGCCAGCGTCCCCGCCGTCATCTATCTCGTGTCCGGGTTCTTCATCGCGGGCGGCACCGGTGCCATCACCGCCGGCACCATCGTGGCGTTCACGACCGTGCAGGCCCGGCTGCTCATGCCGCTGATGGGGCTCATGCGCGTCTCGCTCGACCTGCAGACGTCCTCCGCGCTGTTCGCGCGCATCTTCGAGTACCTCGACCTGGTGCCCGAGATCACCGACGCGCCCGACGCGATCACGGTCGACCGGGCGCCGGGGCCGCGCGGTCGCGTGGAGTTCGCCGACGTGGTGTTCCGCTACCCGGATGCCGCGCCCGACGCCCGACCCACGCTGCACGGCGTGTCGTTCGTGGCGGAGCCGGGGCAGCACGTGGCGTTCGTCGGGCCGTCCGGGGCGGGCAAGACCACGATCATCTACCTCGCACCGCGCCTGTACGAAGCCACGGAGGGCACCGTCCTGTTCGCCGGCGCCGACGTGCGCACGCTGCGGCAGGAGTCGATCATCGACGACGTGGGCATCGTGTCGCAGGAGACCTACCTCTTCCATGCGACCATCCGCGAGAACCTCCTGTACGCCAAGCCGGACGCGACCGAGCAGGAGCTGATCGCCGCCTGCACCGCGGCCAACATCCACCACATCATCAGCGGGTTCGAGAAGGGCTACGACACCGTGGTCGGCGAACGCGGCTACCGGTTGTCCGGCGGGGAGAAGCAGCGGATCGCGATCGCGCGCGTCCTGCTCAAGGACCCGCCGGTGCTGCTGCTCGACGAGGCGACCTCGGCGCTCGACACCGTGTCGGAACGCGTCGTGCAGGAGGCGCTGGACGAGGCGGCGAAGGGACGCACGACCCTCTCGATCGCGCACCGGCTGTCCACCGTCATGGGCGCCGACGTGATCCACGTGATCGATGCCGGCCGCATCGTCGAGTCCGGCACGCACGCCGAGCTGCTGGCGCAGGGCGGGCTCTACGCCGAGCTCGCGGCGCAGCAGGTGGCGGCCTCGCGCGTGCTCACCGTCGAGGCGGAGATCGAGGAAGACGACGCGGGGGAGCCCGCGACCGGGGGCGTGCGGGCGGCGCTCGACGCCCGCCGTGCCGACCGCGCACCGGACGACGCGGCTGCGGCGGACGCCGTCACCGCACTCGCGACCGCGGCTCCGCTGATCACGCCGTCCGCACCGGCGGCGGCCACCGGGGTCACGACGCCCGACCCCGACGAGTCCGCCCTCCCCGAGGCCTGA